Proteins encoded in a region of the Phaenicophaeus curvirostris isolate KB17595 chromosome 1, BPBGC_Pcur_1.0, whole genome shotgun sequence genome:
- the NMS gene encoding neuromedin-S has product MPALPWLLAACCLCALPRGSGFPQPFSRYGDGVDLPQSQRLALCFSQWMELSNQPQISSTILDLCYSIFNSLYTNEELQTAAAKFTKKDSHGTLGRPFFLFRPRNGRTIEGSAYHGI; this is encoded by the exons ATGCCCGCCCTGCCCTGGCTGCTGGCCGCCTGCTGCCTCTGCGCCCTCCCGCGGGGCTCAG GGTTCCCACAGCCTTTCTCGCGCTACGGGGACGGCGTGGACCTGCCCCAAAGCCAG CGACTGGCGCTGTGTTTCAGTCAATGGATGGAACTGTCTAACCAGCCCCAG atcTCTAGCACTATTTTGGATCTTTGTTATTCAATATTCAACAGCCTGTATACAAATGAG GAATTACAGACTGCTGCTGCGAAGTTTACAAAGAAG gaTAGTCATGGGACCCTGGGAcggccttttttccttttcagg CCTCGTAATGGAAGAACTATTGAAGGCAGTG CGTACCATGGAATATGA